One segment of Nostoc piscinale CENA21 DNA contains the following:
- a CDS encoding lasso peptide, giving the protein MKKTYEAPKLTNYGSVENITHAFGRPGPKDTFQIGNDPTQIPGEVLGLDGSQNGVLIPQP; this is encoded by the coding sequence ATGAAAAAAACTTACGAAGCACCCAAATTAACAAACTACGGTAGTGTTGAAAACATTACCCACGCTTTTGGTAGACCAGGTCCAAAAGATACTTTCCAAATCGGTAACGATCCTACTCAGATTCCTGGTGAAGTACTAGGACTAGATGGTTCTCAAAATGGGGTACTTATTCCCCAACCATAG
- a CDS encoding lasso peptide has protein sequence MKKVYEAPQVKNYGNVQDITNAFGSDGAKDTFQIGNNPTQFPAEILGLSGSAGNGILIPVGRDRGR, from the coding sequence ATGAAAAAAGTCTACGAAGCTCCTCAAGTAAAAAACTACGGTAATGTTCAAGATATTACTAATGCTTTTGGCAGTGATGGTGCAAAAGATACTTTTCAAATCGGCAATAATCCGACTCAGTTTCCTGCCGAAATACTAGGACTAAGTGGTTCTGCTGGTAATGGAATACTTATTCCCGTAGGTAGAGATCGAGGAAGATAA
- a CDS encoding lasso peptide: MKKAYAAPQLTNYGSVQSVTNAFGRAGGRDTFLIGSNPTPVPGSTIGLSGSQNGVLIPNR; the protein is encoded by the coding sequence ATGAAAAAAGCTTACGCAGCTCCTCAACTCACAAACTACGGTAGTGTTCAAAGCGTTACTAATGCTTTTGGTAGAGCAGGTGGAAGAGACACTTTCTTAATTGGAAGTAATCCTACTCCTGTTCCTGGTTCAACCATTGGACTCAGTGGTTCCCAAAATGGAGTACTCATTCCCAATCGCTAA
- a CDS encoding lasso peptide isopeptide bond-forming cyclase, translated as MSGIVGIYNLDNQAIEQKKLVLMVDAIAHRGPDGADIWCSDAVGLGHRMLWTTPESLLEKLPFVDQTTKLVITADLRIDNRDELISALSINHCPPEKITDSKLVLAAYEKWGEQCPTKLLGDFAFVIWDQNQQKLFCARDHFGIKPLYYCYQPGKKFYFASEMKALLCLPEVPKKVNEIAIANHLHPFIEDKSITSYKHIYRLPPAHTMTVNATGKLKTRSYWSLEIGEELKLNSDAEYAAAFREIFTEAVRCRLRSAFPVSCHLSGGLDSSSIACVARDILQPKGIKLHTFSNIFEKVPECDERQYINPVLNQGGFVPHYVHADQSGPLSEWQKYYQYMEEPFIGPSHFLVWGLNRATQQAGIRISLDGFDGDTTVSHGVTYFAELARQGKWQQFIQEAKAISQHFNTSLAALFYQYAITYLQELVKQRKYLTFGKTAWQIGQHFRVSRRRLFVRYGIKPLVPEYILKIWRSLRGYKQNQPQVTSLINPQFAQQIGINPLTSSPEQDQNPAITVREEQWRTLNSALFTTVLELGDLCAAAFSLESRHPFMDKRLIEFCLSLPPEQKLHQGWSRFIMRRALDGILPQEVQWRGGKTDMTPNFQRGLLHFDRQLLDEVMTSDVSNIQEFVDLKSLHRFYNNLISTSEDINDDSTLPVWKALTLSLWLNHTQKTISRTRGSAVSACSYLD; from the coding sequence ATGAGCGGTATAGTTGGCATTTACAATCTAGATAATCAGGCAATTGAACAGAAAAAGCTGGTCTTGATGGTAGATGCGATCGCTCATCGGGGGCCAGATGGTGCAGATATCTGGTGTTCTGATGCAGTTGGCTTAGGACATCGGATGCTGTGGACAACACCAGAATCACTGCTAGAAAAATTACCTTTTGTTGATCAAACCACTAAGTTAGTCATTACAGCCGATTTACGCATAGATAACCGTGATGAACTAATCTCTGCATTATCAATTAACCACTGCCCACCTGAAAAAATCACAGACAGCAAGTTAGTACTAGCAGCTTACGAAAAATGGGGTGAACAATGCCCAACCAAATTGCTAGGTGACTTTGCATTTGTGATTTGGGATCAAAATCAACAGAAATTATTCTGTGCGAGAGATCATTTTGGTATCAAACCCTTATATTACTGCTATCAACCAGGCAAGAAATTTTACTTTGCTTCAGAAATGAAGGCGCTGTTGTGTTTACCAGAAGTGCCGAAAAAAGTGAATGAAATTGCGATCGCCAATCACCTGCATCCATTTATAGAAGATAAATCGATTACCTCCTACAAACATATATATCGATTACCTCCGGCTCACACAATGACAGTGAATGCCACAGGTAAATTAAAAACTCGCTCCTACTGGTCTTTAGAAATCGGTGAAGAGTTAAAACTTAACTCCGATGCCGAATATGCCGCCGCTTTCCGTGAGATATTTACCGAAGCAGTTCGTTGTCGTTTACGCAGTGCATTTCCTGTCAGCTGTCATTTGAGTGGTGGCTTAGATTCTTCGTCAATTGCTTGTGTAGCCAGAGATATCTTGCAACCCAAAGGTATCAAACTGCACACCTTCTCCAACATCTTTGAAAAAGTTCCAGAATGCGACGAACGTCAATACATTAACCCTGTATTGAATCAAGGTGGATTTGTCCCTCATTACGTCCATGCTGATCAATCAGGCCCCTTATCAGAATGGCAGAAATACTATCAATATATGGAAGAACCCTTTATTGGGCCTAGCCATTTTCTCGTGTGGGGGTTAAATCGTGCCACCCAGCAAGCAGGTATTCGCATTTCTTTAGATGGTTTTGATGGTGATACAACCGTATCTCATGGTGTGACATACTTTGCAGAGTTAGCACGTCAAGGCAAATGGCAGCAATTTATCCAAGAAGCTAAAGCCATATCGCAACACTTTAATACATCACTAGCCGCCCTTTTTTATCAATATGCCATTACCTACTTACAAGAATTAGTCAAACAGAGAAAATATCTCACCTTTGGGAAGACTGCTTGGCAAATTGGACAGCACTTTCGAGTGTCGCGGCGGAGATTGTTTGTCAGATATGGAATTAAACCCTTAGTTCCTGAGTATATCTTGAAGATTTGGCGATCGCTCCGGGGTTATAAACAAAATCAACCCCAAGTCACTTCTTTAATCAACCCGCAATTCGCCCAACAAATCGGGATAAATCCCCTCACATCATCTCCAGAACAAGACCAAAATCCGGCAATTACAGTTAGAGAAGAACAGTGGCGTACCTTAAATTCCGCCTTGTTTACCACAGTACTGGAATTAGGAGATTTATGTGCTGCGGCATTTTCTCTAGAGTCGCGTCATCCCTTTATGGATAAACGCTTGATTGAATTTTGCCTATCTTTACCACCAGAGCAAAAACTCCATCAAGGATGGTCTCGCTTCATTATGCGGAGAGCTTTAGATGGTATTCTTCCCCAAGAAGTGCAATGGCGTGGTGGCAAAACAGATATGACACCAAACTTCCAACGCGGATTATTACATTTTGATCGCCAGCTACTAGATGAAGTGATGACTAGTGATGTCAGTAATATTCAAGAATTTGTGGATCTCAAATCCCTACACAGATTCTACAACAACCTTATATCTACATCAGAGGATATAAACGATGATTCAACATTACCAGTTTGGAAAGCTTTAACACTTTCTCTGTGGCTGAATCATACCCAAAAAACCATAAGTCGGACTAGGGGCAGTGCAGTTTCAGCCTGCTCCTACCTAGACTAA
- a CDS encoding lasso peptide biosynthesis B2 protein, with protein MKRLLKLLQLSNSDRQFLLKTFVLLGLVRLGMWLLSFNTLRKLINKISKPNSQLEPISLHKIVWAVNVSTRYTPGGAKCLARALTCQVLMTRYGYTPELRIGVVKSEAGKLEAHAWIETQGYVVIGYLPDLSRFTPLPSLARI; from the coding sequence ATGAAGCGTCTGCTTAAATTATTGCAACTAAGCAACAGCGATCGCCAATTTTTATTGAAGACGTTCGTTTTGCTGGGGTTAGTTCGGCTAGGAATGTGGTTACTATCGTTTAATACTTTAAGAAAACTGATCAACAAAATCAGTAAACCAAATTCCCAGTTAGAACCAATTTCTCTGCACAAAATTGTTTGGGCAGTAAATGTTAGCACACGCTACACACCAGGGGGAGCCAAGTGCCTAGCGCGGGCTTTAACTTGCCAAGTATTAATGACTCGTTATGGTTACACACCAGAATTGCGAATTGGAGTTGTTAAAAGTGAAGCTGGCAAATTAGAAGCTCATGCTTGGATTGAAACTCAAGGGTATGTTGTCATTGGCTACCTACCTGATCTCTCGCGCTTTACTCCATTACCGTCTTTGGCAAGGATATAA
- a CDS encoding lasso peptide biosynthesis PqqD family chaperone, which yields MPTKLSSSESLSVVASREQICSDLQGEVVILDIKSGAYYGLNQVGASIWNFIQSPKTVQEIEDAILAEYQVDAEVCKRDISALLEDLAAKGLIEINNEASA from the coding sequence ATGCCAACAAAACTAAGTTCATCAGAAAGTTTAAGTGTAGTAGCCTCTAGAGAGCAAATCTGTTCAGACTTGCAAGGAGAGGTGGTAATCCTTGATATTAAATCTGGTGCTTACTATGGATTGAATCAAGTAGGAGCCAGTATATGGAACTTCATCCAATCACCAAAGACTGTCCAAGAAATTGAAGATGCCATCCTAGCGGAATATCAAGTAGATGCAGAGGTATGCAAACGTGATATATCCGCTTTACTAGAAGATTTAGCAGCTAAAGGATTGATAGAAATAAACAATGAAGCGTCTGCTTAA